GTCTTGTCCTATGACATATTGAAATATAAAACTGCAACAAAAATATACTGATTTTGCTTCCAAAATGGATACACTAATcaattaaatagaagaaaaacacCAGAAATAGATCCAACTATATATAAGAATTTAATATACGGCACAAATGTTGGGACATCAGTGAGTACAAGTATGGATTCTTCAATAAACTGTATTGTAGCAGataactttttgaaaaattatattcttatgTCACATTTTATACTAAATAAATTCCAGTTGGATCtgttaataaatgaaataatcactcatatggttaaaaaaacagtaatttataaatagaagaaattaaaggAGTTctaaaatacataagtaaatataaatattatttagtttAATAAAGGCTTTTTCAGCTAAACATCAAAGCCAGAAATCATGAAGAAAAGTTTGATAGACTATTTAGAAATTATAGTAAAACAAGTAGTTTTAGCCCTTCCCCCCCCCAATAAATGATCAACTAGAGGAAAACCTGGAACATATATGAGACAAAAGAATGTCTTTCTTATAATGCAAGGGGTTCATataaattaagaaggaaaaagacaaatatctttcTTGACAAACATCTCTCACTTCAAAGAAAAGTGGACTAAGACGGTAAAAAGACTGTAAACATCAGAAATCAGTTGGTAATGTGAAAAACATTCAAgctaataattaaagaaatgcacaTTCACACAAAAAGATgcccctttttatttttagattggcacattttaaaaagaacaaatccaCTTTGATGAGTGCATAGGAATTAAATACTGTCAAACACCATTGGTGATAGATACCATAGGTAATAAGAGGTAATATTCCCATAGGTAATAATAAGTCTACCTATAAAAATTGTAGACAGATATTCTACTTCCAATAATTTGTCCCAAGGAAATCATAGGATAAGTGAACAAAGATATTTGTGCAACATTTTAGTGTATGTAACAGTGAAAAATCCAATACAACCACAACCTAAGTGCTATCAGTGAGGTTGATTGAAAGTTGGAAAGTTCCTGAAATGGAATTCTAGACAGTCAACAAAAATAAGCatgcaaatatatatttggtAGTATAAAATATGTCAACAAAATATTCACATAAAAACATTAGAgttcagagaaataaaacaatttatataatatatccaCACATAGAAAAACTCTTTATATTACACATCAAAATTTTAATAAGTCATTTTGGGGTAGTTAGATTATGGGTAATATTCTACTTATTTGTATACTTCTGCACTATCTGAATCTTTTACAATGATTATTAtaaccagaaaagaaaattaaaaaaccagCTGTGAAGAAGGAGAGAATGAGAAGAGAGGAATGATCAAAGGGAGGGAAAGTCGTTTCTGCTTCAGCTGCTTTTTTGTCTTCTGAGGCTACACTGTAAAAATTCCCTTCTCTcagttttttacttttctcttaatTCAATGGAGAGGCTCTTAAACCATGTATATTTAAACCAAAATCTTgtaatttagggaaaaaatgataaatcaaTCCATGATCTTGATTTTGCCTTAGGAGAAAATAGAGTTCGATTGGATGACCAGCAACACAAAACACCTGTTAAGTCAAAGTATGCCAGAAAACTTGTTATCTCGAACTGTTTGCTGTTCTACTTTTGCAAAACCTTccctaatggggcttccctggtgactcagagggtaaagtgtctgcctgcaatgcgggagcccggtgttcaatccctgggtcggaaagatcccttggggaaggaaatggcaacctactccagtattcttgcctgttgaatcccatggacagaggagcctgataggcgacagttcaaggggtcgcagagagtcagacatgactgagcgacttcacttactctttctttcatttcctaatGGGAAGGTTAAGGAGTTAACTGGAGGCCACTCATTTCTTCTTCTAGAcaccatcagtcagtcagttcagttgctcagtcgtgtctgcctctttgtgaccccatggactgcagcacgccaggcttccctgtccatcaccaactcccggagcttgctcaaactcatgtctagataccatcagttcagttcagttcagtcactcagtccataCCATAGGTCATGCTTATTTGTGTCCCTTGCAGAATCGTTTTCATTTAGTTGAGTTTTAGTGCAATGCCTTCAGTTAAAAGTTGGAgaccttcttcattcattcaacaaatatttatcaaagcctaccctgtgccaggtactgtttgGGACCTATCAGTATCCAAATTTCCTGGaacttgctttcaattcttctaAGTAACAGCCAAATAAAGGAAGGTTTGGTGAGGTTATCTGCTACTTTATTCAGTATCTCATTGAAAAGTTTAAGACATGAGAACAGGAAAAGCAGTTAAGGAATTCATGTATACTTTACTCATAAGCAAGTGAAAGTTTCTTTGGGTTACCAGGAAGCTTAGTCTACTATTAGCTCAACTTGAGTAACTGTAAGATTTTATGTCCATCCGATTCTGAAACAAACCTTTCCTCCTTTTAGAACTCCTTATCTTTTTCATCTGTATTTCCACTGACTTTGCTTTGTAAAAATTTGAGTTATTTCACTGTTTTCTAGTGTATTTGTGAACTGCTTCAAACCTGAAATCCTTGTGGGTTTTAAGGAACAATATAAACAACACCACGAGGAAACAGACAAATCCAGATTGTGATGCATTTTTCAAGACAACTgaccttgttttttttaaaaaagccaatgTAAAATGTGAAAGGGGGTGTTCTAGTTTGACAAATGGGGGGCGGGGGAACATAACAAATGCAAGAAGTGGTTTGTGATTGGATCCTGGCTCAAAAGAACATATCTgctataaaagattatttttgaagaaagctgaacaaatTTTGAATATGATATGAGTAATAGGTAATATTGACAAGATTGTTAATTTTCTCCAGACCTGATAATAGTATTATGATTATGAAagagaatgttatttttaaagatgcataCGGAAGCATGTTGAGGTGGTGTGTTTTGTCTCAAACTTTGGGataattcagcaaaaaaaaaatgttttacaaacATTTATATACAGATAAAGTGTATATGGCAAACTGTTAATTGTTGAGTCTGGGTATTGGGTAGTATTGTTGAATTAGAATACTCTTTCACATATTCtgtatatttgtaaattttttaaacaaagtctgGAAAAATTACATATGaatgacttatttttttctaGCACTATTTAAGTGTTTGAGTGAAACCATCTTGTACTATAGCGTAAGGGGGCGgggcaattaaaaaaatgatttgattAGCAGTCTTAAATTCCAGGATAACTTTGATTATTCACAAATGTGGTATCGATCAGTTCTGAGCGAGAGTTGCTTCACTGCAGGTGGAAGCTAGAATACAGAGGATAGACAGGCGAGGGCCGAGAGGGTAGACCACCGTTTCGATAAATCCCtggtttgttgttatttttgcaGCTGTTACTATGACATCACTGGAGATCTGGAATTACTCCTGGTCTACCGAACTCTCGCGATACTAGAGCCCAGTGGAGCGCAAAATgcggtgggaggggctggggcgaGATCGACTGACTTCCGGCCAGGCCGTTGTCTGGGTGGCGCGGTCGAGTCATCGTTGGGCCTCGCCGCTTCCatctcccttccctgccccccgccccggcGCGGGGGGTCGACCAGCCAAGCGGGGGCGGGAGGCGACGCGGACCTTCCCCTTTCTTTCGTTCTGGCCTGCTCCCCGGCTACCCGCTCTGGGTCCCTGGGACCCGCGAGGCCCGGTCTAAGGGCCCGGGGCCTACGTGGGCCCGCCGCCGGGCCCCATGAGGCATAGCCTGACTAAACTGCTGGCGGCCTCGGGCAGCGACTCCCCGACGCGTAGTGAGAGCCCGGCGCCCCTCGCGACCTGCTCGCTGCCCTCGGACCTGACCGGGGCGGCGGAGGACGAGGGGACGGCGGCGGCCGGATCGCCCGGCCGCAGACAGCCGCGCGGCGACGAGGGCGAGTCGGAGGCCGGGAGGGGGGGCCGCGGCGGCGTGGCCGCGCGCGCGCCCTCGCCtgaggagatggaggaggaggcgATGGCCAGCGTCCCCGGTGAGGAGACGGAGGACATGGACTTTCTGTCCGGCCTGGAACTGGCGGACCTGCTGGACCCCCGGCAGCCGGACTGGCATCTGGAGCCCGGGCTCAGCTCGCCGGGGCCCCTCTCCTCGTCCGGCGGAGGATCGGACAGCGGTGGCTTGTGGAGAGGCGACGACGACGACGAGGCCGCGGCTGCCGAGATGCAGCGCTTTTCGGACCTGCTGCAGAGGCTGTTAAACGGCATCGGAGCTTGCAGCAGCGGCAGTGACAGTGGCGGCGGCGAAAAGAGGCGGAGAAAGTCCccaggaggcggcggcggcggcggcagcggcggcggcaacGACAGCAACCAGGCGGCGACAAAGAGTCCCCggaaggcggcggcggcggctgcccGCCTCAACCGGCTGAAGAAGAAGGAATACGTGATGGGGCTGGAGAGCCGAGTGCGGGGGCTGGCCGCCGAGAACCAGGAGCTGCGGGCCGAGAACCGGGAGCTGGGCAAGCGCGTGCAGGCTCTGCAGGAGGAGAGTCGCTACCTTCGGGCCGTCTTAGCCAACGAGACCGGACTGGCTCGCCTGCTGAGCCGGCTGAGCGGCGTGGGACTGCGGCTGACCACCTCGCTCTTCAGGGACTCGCCCGCCGGGGACCACGACTACGCTCTGCCCGTGGGGAAGCAGCAGCCGGACCCGCTGGAAGACCAGGACGACTCGGCCGGAGGAGTGTGTCTGCATGTGGACAAGGATAAGGTGTCGGTGGAGTTCTGCTCGGCGTGCGCCCGGAAGGCGTCGTCTTCTCTTAAAATGTAGGGTCAAGTAATCCGCTCTTTATCCGCGTTTATCCCCTTTCAACTCCCTTACATCATGTAAAACACCTTAGTGGGACATCGTCACTGGACACatttcagaggaggaaaaaaaaaaaagtaatattgaATCTTTAAGTGTTTAGCTAAAAGCATGAATGTGACACTGTAACCAACTCCTAATGATAACATGTGACTATTAAATCTCTCTGACAGTTTCTTTTTTAGGTGATTTCCTTCCTGCCAGGCTCCGTTGTAGGGGTTACAGAACAGTCGTTCCCGCCTCACCACCTGGTAAGGACCCATCTCTTCACGTAACGCTCATGCTCTGCTGCTTAGTCTACTTTAATGGGCAACATCTCaatttgtgcgtgtgtgtgatttttttttgtttgtttgtttgttgttttctttttcggAAGTTGGGAGGGGAATCTAATTTGGGCCCTGTCCACCCTG
The nucleotide sequence above comes from Cervus canadensis isolate Bull #8, Minnesota chromosome 29, ASM1932006v1, whole genome shotgun sequence. Encoded proteins:
- the CREBZF gene encoding CREB/ATF bZIP transcription factor isoform X1 translates to MRHSLTKLLAASGSDSPTRSESPAPLATCSLPSDLTGAAEDEGTAAAGSPGRRQPRGDEGESEAGRGGRGGVAARAPSPEEMEEEAMASVPGEETEDMDFLSGLELADLLDPRQPDWHLEPGLSSPGPLSSSGGGSDSGGLWRGDDDDEAAAAEMQRFSDLLQRLLNGIGACSSGSDSGGGEKRRRKSPGGGGGGGSGGGNDSNQAATKSPRKAAAAAARLNRLKKKEYVMGLESRVRGLAAENQELRAENRELGKRVQALQEESRYLRAVLANETGLARLLSRLSGVGLRLTTSLFRDSPAGDHDYALPVGKQQPDPLEDQDDSAGGVCLHVDKDKVSVEFCSACARKASSSLKIFFFR
- the CREBZF gene encoding CREB/ATF bZIP transcription factor isoform X2, producing MRHSLTKLLAASGSDSPTRSESPAPLATCSLPSDLTGAAEDEGTAAAGSPGRRQPRGDEGESEAGRGGRGGVAARAPSPEEMEEEAMASVPGEETEDMDFLSGLELADLLDPRQPDWHLEPGLSSPGPLSSSGGGSDSGGLWRGDDDDEAAAAEMQRFSDLLQRLLNGIGACSSGSDSGGGEKRRRKSPGGGGGGGSGGGNDSNQAATKSPRKAAAAAARLNRLKKKEYVMGLESRVRGLAAENQELRAENRELGKRVQALQEESRYLRAVLANETGLARLLSRLSGVGLRLTTSLFRDSPAGDHDYALPVGKQQPDPLEDQDDSAGGVCLHVDKDKVSVEFCSACARKASSSLKM